In Candidatus Manganitrophus noduliformans, the genomic stretch CTTGTATCCTTGATAGCCGAAGGTGGTGACCATGCCCCACTTGAGCGCCGACTGCCGCGCGTCATACCGCCCCTTCCACTCCGGATCGGTCGCGGTTTTTTTGAGCCGCTTGTATTCGGCGCGCTTGGCCAAGAAGGGCTCCAGGAAGCGGGGAATCAATCCGCGGCGCTTTGTGCAGAGATGGTGGCCGATCTCCGGAACGAGATTGTGGGGGCAGCAAGGGCAGTTGATCGTCTCGGGGGAAATGTTGTAACGGGCCATCGTCGCGGGGTACATCGAGGCGAAGTCGAGCTCCGCGACCGCTTCGTGAAAGCCGAGCTTGGGGGCGTAGGTCAGCCCTCCTTTGTCGGTCAGCAATAGCTGGTCGGCGCTCTTGAACGCCTCGCTCTCCTGCTTTCGCCAGGGGATCAGAATCCCGTCCTCAAATGCCAGCGCCATCTGCATCGAGGTGATTCCGGTGCCGGTGGTGGTCCGCGCCATCTGCTGGACCGGGATCCGCGAGAGGCGGGCGAACTCAAAGAGCCCTTCGAGCTCGGTCTGATCGACCAAGAAAGAGTTATGCAGATCGATGTGCCAGCGGCCGAGGAGCAGGTGCGCTTGCGCCTGGTGGACGACTTGGCCGTAGGTGAAGTAGGAGCGCTCGCGCCGGGTGACCACCCCCGTATCGGGCTCTCGGTTGAGCAGAAGGGGGAAGCGCTTCTTTTTGGCCATCGCCATTAGCTGGGGGAGGAGATACGGATCGCCCCATTCGGAGAGAATCAGGTCGGGATCGTGCCGCAGCAGCAGCCGGTCGAACCGGTCGATCAGCCCCGCTTCGTCGTCCGCTTCCAAGCAGGAGGTCCGCCCGTCGATCGTGACCTCCAGCCGCCGGGGACCGGTGTGATCGGGGCGGAGGCTTCCCCCTTCCATCCGAAGGATCAGGGTCGTCAAGGGGGGGGTGGTGTAATCGGTCCGCCAGATCGAATCGAGTAAGCCGACCGTTTGAATGGTCCCGGAGGGATCGACCTCCACCTCGCAAAAGGCGAGCGGGAAGCGCTTGCGCTCGAAGAAATAGAGCTGCGGGAGGGAGAGATCGCAGTTGTAGAGCGAGATTCCGCTCCCTTCCGGTTTGACGGCGGCGGAGGCGCACCAGCGGACCACCTTCGTAAAGTGGATTGGATTGAAAAGTTTTACCCGTGTGACCGGGATCGTCTTCCCCGAGTAGAACTCAATCCCCACGGCGCGGGTGACCTCCATCGGCAGGTTCAAGCGCGAGAGAAAGGTCAGAAGCGGGCGGACAGAGGCGGGAGGGCCGCCGATGTAGAAAGCGGGGGAGAAGGGATCGAGCAGCCGGTGCTTTCTCCCTTGCGCGTCGATGATCCAGACCCGCATCCCGCCGTCGACCGCGTAGACATCAAAGATCCAGCCGGTGATCTTCATCGACCCTCCTTTGTCTTCGACGAAGGGAGAGGAGGCCTCTGGCTTTCGTCGAATGTGCCCTTTCTATTCAGAAATACTTCCAGGTGGGAGACCCGCGCTTCGAGCAGCGCATTTTTTTTGTACGACTCGATCAACATCGCCACGATCATCGCTTCAAACGGCGAGCTCTTCGAAGCGTAGCTGCCGGAAGCGACATGGTATTTCGCCGCGCGAAAAAGCGCGTCGAAATATTGCTGGTCCTCCTTGCGCAACGCCCGGTGAAACGACTGCCAAGCGCTCCGTTCCTGCTCGATCAACTGCGTGAAGGTGGAGAGGGTGCGGCCCATCAACACCCCCCGGTTCGTTGCGGCGGACGTTTTCCAATAGCGAGCGTTTCTTCGCGGATGAGGATCGATTGCGCATCGGTGCGGACGGAGAAGAGCCGGTCCGACGCGTTGCGCACCATTGAAAGGAGCGACGCCGACTTGTGCGAAGGCGGGGGAGGGGAGGTCAGCACCACGATCCAGGTTCCTTCCCGGGCCTG encodes the following:
- a CDS encoding DNA polymerase domain-containing protein: MKITGWIFDVYAVDGGMRVWIIDAQGRKHRLLDPFSPAFYIGGPPASVRPLLTFLSRLNLPMEVTRAVGIEFYSGKTIPVTRVKLFNPIHFTKVVRWCASAAVKPEGSGISLYNCDLSLPQLYFFERKRFPLAFCEVEVDPSGTIQTVGLLDSIWRTDYTTPPLTTLILRMEGGSLRPDHTGPRRLEVTIDGRTSCLEADDEAGLIDRFDRLLLRHDPDLILSEWGDPYLLPQLMAMAKKKRFPLLLNREPDTGVVTRRERSYFTYGQVVHQAQAHLLLGRWHIDLHNSFLVDQTELEGLFEFARLSRIPVQQMARTTTGTGITSMQMALAFEDGILIPWRKQESEAFKSADQLLLTDKGGLTYAPKLGFHEAVAELDFASMYPATMARYNISPETINCPCCPHNLVPEIGHHLCTKRRGLIPRFLEPFLAKRAEYKRLKKTATDPEWKGRYDARQSALKWGMVTTFGYQGYKNARFGKIEAHEAITAYAREKLLQAKEIVEAEGFEMIHAIVDSLWIKKSGTTEADYEALAERISKACEIPIAFEGVYRWVLFPPSKSDPEIGVPNRYLGVFQNGEVKLRGIEARRGDTPPFIRAAQTEMIEILSQAKNREAYEALLPEIEAIREAYRERLKARRVSFWELAIAKTLSKSPSEYQKDSLTAIVAKELAGRGVRLSPGQSISYVITDAKSRVKSDRARALGFIDGSWGFDAEKYESLLIQAAEVLFPDPPDRFGQKNLLP